The following proteins are encoded in a genomic region of Bernardetia sp. MNP-M8:
- a CDS encoding prephenate dehydratase domain-containing protein, translating to MKNIAIQGKLFSFHHLAAQKQFGEKNNWLHCQNFDELLHSVATKSVNMGMIAVENSLIGNVSDNYERIEAMNLKVIGEIDLPIQLHLAAKKGTQLSDLQKVYSHPVALAECGIFLSKNKKIIANDFSDTAGAIRWIAEQQKELKSLNSAAIGGIEAIRYYGLQAIQKNIHDHHNNVTKFLAISL from the coding sequence ATGAAAAATATCGCTATTCAAGGAAAACTCTTCTCATTCCATCATCTGGCAGCTCAAAAACAATTCGGAGAGAAAAATAACTGGTTGCATTGCCAAAATTTTGATGAGCTATTACATTCAGTGGCTACAAAAAGCGTAAACATGGGAATGATTGCCGTCGAAAACTCACTTATTGGAAATGTCTCTGATAATTATGAAAGAATTGAAGCTATGAATCTCAAAGTGATAGGGGAAATTGATTTGCCTATTCAGCTTCATTTGGCTGCAAAAAAAGGAACGCAACTTTCAGATTTGCAGAAAGTCTATTCTCATCCTGTGGCACTTGCTGAATGTGGAATTTTTCTGTCTAAAAATAAAAAGATTATTGCAAATGATTTTAGTGATACGGCTGGCGCAATTCGTTGGATAGCAGAACAGCAAAAAGAACTCAAATCTTTGAATTCGGCTGCTATTGGAGGTATTGAAGCTATTCGTTATTATGGACTTCAAGCCATTCAAAAAAATATTCATGACCATCATAACAATGTAACTAAATTCTTGGCGATAAGTCTTTAA
- a CDS encoding chorismate mutase, with protein sequence MNATQKPPITNTNTSSSICLNECRQQIDQIDTELIQIIAQRMEVVKKIGEHKRQNKLQTLQPSRWQAILDSRQKIAEELDLPSDLVLDIFEVIHQMAIQTQSK encoded by the coding sequence ATGAATGCTACTCAAAAACCACCTATTACTAATACGAATACTTCTTCTTCAATTTGTTTGAATGAATGTCGTCAGCAAATTGACCAAATTGATACTGAACTAATCCAAATTATAGCTCAACGAATGGAAGTTGTCAAAAAAATAGGAGAACACAAACGACAAAATAAATTACAAACTCTTCAACCTAGTCGATGGCAAGCTATTTTAGATTCTCGTCAGAAAATAGCTGAAGAATTAGATTTACCTTCTGATTTGGTTTTAGATATTTTCGAAGTCATTCATCAAATGGCAATTCAAACACAATCAAAATAA
- a CDS encoding DUF4197 domain-containing protein yields the protein MKKTSRTIRILSLFIIISLVGFSTSCTSQQIAGVLGSIGGVPLTKEEIAKALKDALVQGVMKGTGLASKDGGYFNNALIKIPFPKDAEKVATTLRDLGLGSEVDRFVKTLNRGAEEAAKEAAPIFKSAITSMSIQDAYGILKGDKDAATQYLIRTTTEQLKAKFKPVVSRNLSKVNATRYYGDLVGRYNQIPFVKNVNPDLDDYATELAIEGLFKLVAEEESNIRSNISARSTDLMKKVFAQAPQAQ from the coding sequence ATGAAAAAAACAAGTAGAACTATTCGTATTTTATCATTATTTATCATTATTAGCTTAGTAGGTTTTTCTACTAGTTGTACTTCTCAACAAATCGCTGGTGTTTTGGGAAGTATTGGAGGTGTTCCTCTTACAAAAGAAGAAATTGCAAAGGCTCTAAAAGATGCTCTTGTACAGGGAGTTATGAAAGGAACTGGATTAGCTTCAAAAGATGGAGGTTATTTCAACAATGCTCTTATCAAAATTCCTTTTCCAAAAGATGCTGAAAAAGTAGCTACTACGTTACGTGATTTAGGTTTGGGATCAGAAGTAGATAGATTTGTCAAAACTCTTAACCGAGGAGCAGAAGAAGCAGCCAAAGAAGCAGCTCCAATTTTCAAATCTGCCATTACGTCTATGTCTATTCAAGATGCTTATGGAATTTTGAAAGGTGATAAAGATGCAGCTACACAATACCTTATTCGTACAACGACAGAACAACTAAAAGCAAAATTTAAGCCTGTTGTTTCTAGAAATTTATCAAAAGTAAATGCAACTCGTTATTATGGTGATTTGGTAGGTAGATATAATCAGATTCCCTTCGTAAAAAATGTCAATCCAGATTTAGATGATTATGCAACTGAATTAGCTATTGAAGGTCTTTTTAAATTAGTAGCAGAAGAAGAAAGTAATATTCGTAGTAATATTTCGGCTCGTTCGACTGATCTTATGAAAAAAGTATTTGCTCAAGCTCCACAAGCACAATAG
- a CDS encoding serine/threonine-protein kinase codes for MDANRWQLIQDIFSEALELEEQERASYVLAKTEGDKELKEEVEKLLEGAEKANSFFGNLEDRVSDAWQKAAETTLLSEGEKVGVYQIEKEIGRGGMAVVYLAKRIDGEFEQKVAIKVIKRGMDSDEVLRRFMAEKQILASLNHPNISKILNSGLAPNGLPYFVMEYVEGMDLIEYCNHNKLSIKERLEIFIQICRTLQHAHRNLVIHRDLKPSNILLENTQNINQSLKLLDFGIAKLLGEENDLRTKTAMRLLTPEYASPEQIQGAVISTSSDIYQLGILLFELLSGRRPFIFNKNESVLEWEKKLTTSQTPTPSKIYEEFSEKEAQKIAKERKTDKKQLKKVLKSELQSIVLMALRTEPERRYQSAEQLAEDIERYLQKRPIIAKPNSWGYKTRKAFERNKSAWIGFTLLFLALIGGILGTTYQAYKTKQEKQRAEQTLAFITDLFKSPDPRLSDSEGKDIKVSEFLKASEKKVFRNLENQPTLQTELLTILSDLYDNMNLAKEGTELEEKLLPKFIKEYGRNSPQTAESIRKIAAWSFETNKNVDKTDSIFREAFDIFEKTYTKEHNRYAVLLNEYGLFLQISRADLEKADSVLQQAGKILVKNDTLTADYGNNLSFRGLIANQMGRLDEALSLYERELFIKQKINQDSVGLALVKVNIASVYFKKQNLIRAETVNKEALKVMETELGMEHKHTLTALNNLAAVYAAQGRHDLGKPIALRAYNGFLNKYGEKNDKTAAAALNVGFYYIKLKEFDSALVFINQANQTYKQLFGENHYVTGVPLLSRVEIWLGKNEIQKAMKDAQNADELLSSPPIPTIHYYRGMVNFRLGSCYIAMKDKVKGREYLQKGIDILIQSNGETHYATQAAMKQLAEIEN; via the coding sequence ATGGACGCAAATCGTTGGCAACTTATTCAAGACATTTTTTCAGAAGCATTAGAGCTAGAAGAACAAGAAAGAGCATCTTATGTTTTGGCTAAGACAGAAGGTGATAAAGAACTCAAGGAAGAAGTTGAGAAACTTTTAGAAGGAGCAGAAAAAGCAAACAGTTTTTTTGGAAACTTAGAAGATAGAGTTTCGGATGCATGGCAAAAAGCAGCTGAAACAACTCTTCTTTCAGAAGGCGAAAAAGTAGGTGTTTATCAAATTGAAAAAGAAATTGGACGTGGAGGAATGGCAGTCGTCTATTTAGCAAAGCGTATTGATGGCGAATTTGAACAAAAAGTAGCTATCAAAGTGATTAAGCGAGGAATGGATTCAGATGAAGTTTTAAGGCGTTTTATGGCTGAAAAACAAATTTTGGCATCACTTAATCATCCTAATATTTCTAAAATATTGAATAGTGGACTTGCGCCAAATGGTCTTCCTTATTTTGTGATGGAATATGTAGAAGGAATGGATTTAATAGAATATTGCAACCACAATAAACTTTCTATAAAAGAGCGTTTAGAAATTTTTATTCAGATTTGTCGCACTTTACAACATGCTCATAGAAATCTAGTCATTCATAGAGATTTAAAACCTTCAAATATTTTATTAGAAAATACTCAAAATATAAATCAATCATTAAAATTATTAGATTTTGGAATTGCTAAATTATTAGGAGAAGAAAATGATTTGAGAACCAAGACAGCTATGCGCCTTCTGACTCCTGAATATGCAAGTCCAGAACAAATCCAAGGAGCAGTTATAAGTACATCAAGTGATATTTATCAATTAGGAATTTTGCTTTTTGAATTACTTAGTGGTAGAAGACCATTTATTTTTAATAAAAATGAATCTGTTTTGGAATGGGAAAAGAAACTTACCACTTCACAAACACCAACACCTTCCAAAATCTATGAAGAGTTTTCAGAAAAAGAAGCTCAAAAAATAGCCAAGGAGCGAAAAACAGATAAAAAACAACTTAAGAAAGTTTTGAAATCTGAATTACAATCTATTGTCTTGATGGCTCTTCGAACCGAACCCGAAAGGCGTTATCAATCAGCTGAACAGCTTGCTGAAGATATTGAACGTTATTTGCAAAAACGCCCTATTATAGCAAAACCTAACTCGTGGGGATACAAAACACGCAAAGCATTCGAACGAAATAAGTCAGCTTGGATAGGTTTCACTTTACTATTTTTAGCTCTCATTGGTGGAATACTTGGAACAACCTATCAAGCCTATAAAACAAAACAAGAAAAACAGAGAGCTGAACAAACATTAGCTTTTATAACAGATTTATTTAAAAGTCCTGACCCAAGGCTTTCAGATTCAGAAGGAAAAGATATAAAAGTAAGTGAGTTTTTGAAAGCAAGTGAAAAGAAAGTATTTAGAAATTTAGAAAATCAACCCACACTTCAAACAGAACTTCTTACTATTCTATCTGATTTGTATGATAATATGAATTTGGCAAAAGAAGGAACTGAGCTAGAAGAAAAGCTATTACCAAAATTTATTAAAGAATATGGTAGAAACTCACCACAAACAGCCGAAAGTATTAGAAAAATAGCTGCGTGGTCTTTTGAAACAAATAAAAATGTGGATAAAACAGATTCTATATTTAGAGAAGCCTTTGATATTTTTGAAAAAACATATACAAAGGAACATAATAGATATGCCGTTTTACTCAATGAATATGGCTTGTTTTTACAAATATCACGTGCTGATTTGGAAAAAGCAGATTCTGTTTTACAACAAGCAGGAAAAATTTTAGTAAAAAATGATACACTTACAGCTGATTATGGAAATAATTTATCGTTTCGTGGACTTATTGCCAATCAAATGGGAAGACTAGATGAGGCTCTTTCTTTATATGAACGAGAATTATTTATCAAACAAAAAATAAATCAAGATTCAGTTGGATTAGCATTAGTAAAAGTAAATATAGCCTCTGTTTATTTCAAAAAACAAAATCTTATTCGTGCTGAAACTGTAAACAAAGAAGCTCTAAAAGTGATGGAGACAGAATTAGGAATGGAACACAAACATACACTGACTGCTCTCAATAATTTAGCTGCTGTTTATGCAGCACAGGGAAGACACGATTTGGGAAAACCAATTGCACTTCGTGCTTATAATGGCTTTTTAAATAAATATGGAGAAAAAAATGATAAAACAGCAGCAGCAGCATTAAATGTAGGTTTTTATTATATCAAATTAAAAGAATTTGATTCGGCATTGGTTTTTATCAATCAAGCAAATCAAACCTATAAACAGCTTTTTGGAGAAAATCATTATGTTACAGGCGTTCCTCTTTTATCAAGAGTAGAAATTTGGCTAGGAAAAAATGAAATTCAAAAAGCGATGAAAGATGCTCAAAATGCAGATGAATTACTTTCTTCCCCTCCTATTCCGACTATTCACTATTATAGAGGAATGGTTAATTTCCGTCTAGGAAGTTGTTATATAGCTATGAAAGACAAAGTGAAAGGTAGAGAATATCTTCAAAAAGGTATAGATATTTTGATACAAAGTAATGGAGAAACACATTATGCAACTCAAGCAGCTATGAAACAGCTTGCAGAAATTGAAAATTAA
- a CDS encoding DUF3109 family protein → MIPIKNTLVSDNLAFTQFVCNLSKCKGACCVEGEMGAPLEDDERHILEDIYEDVKPFLTKEGIEAIEKQGKYVLDEDNEFSTTLIERNTACAYVTYDEKGITKCGIEKAYEAGKINYQKPISCHLYPIRITKYASFDAINYDEWEICTPACSLGKELKVPVYKFLKIPLIRKYGTDWYNELTNFIEKELL, encoded by the coding sequence ATGATTCCTATAAAAAATACTCTAGTTAGTGATAATTTAGCCTTTACTCAATTTGTGTGCAATCTAAGCAAATGTAAAGGGGCGTGTTGCGTAGAAGGCGAAATGGGCGCACCTTTAGAAGACGATGAACGACATATTTTAGAAGATATTTATGAAGATGTAAAGCCGTTTTTGACTAAAGAAGGCATTGAAGCCATAGAAAAACAAGGAAAATACGTTTTAGATGAAGATAATGAATTTTCAACAACACTGATAGAAAGAAATACAGCTTGTGCTTATGTTACCTATGATGAAAAAGGAATTACAAAATGTGGCATAGAAAAAGCATACGAAGCTGGAAAAATAAATTATCAGAAACCTATTTCCTGTCATTTATATCCTATTCGTATAACAAAATACGCTAGTTTTGATGCTATAAATTATGATGAATGGGAAATTTGCACACCTGCTTGTAGCTTAGGAAAAGAGTTAAAAGTACCTGTTTATAAATTCTTAAAAATACCTTTAATAAGAAAATATGGAACGGATTGGTACAATGAATTAACTAATTTTATTGAAAAAGAATTATTATAA
- a CDS encoding C40 family peptidase codes for MKILKFTFLLLISVILFSSCGKFKIVTINDINKNENNDKTLNSKVEASNQGSESVSKAEKYRESLLKAEKVVDAAREQLGTPHLLKNPKKKTAVDCSGMTCKSYAAVDVKLPPTTTGQAEMGKFVPKKALQKGDLVFFSSKKNNGRISHVGLISRVEDGKTYFIHTSTSRGVVEDDFYMQHWQDNFVTARRVL; via the coding sequence ATGAAAATATTAAAATTTACTTTTTTACTTCTTATTTCTGTTATCTTGTTCTCTAGTTGTGGAAAATTCAAAATTGTTACAATTAATGATATTAACAAGAACGAAAATAATGATAAAACTTTGAATTCCAAAGTTGAAGCATCAAATCAAGGTTCAGAATCTGTTTCAAAAGCAGAAAAATACAGAGAATCTCTATTGAAGGCTGAAAAAGTTGTGGATGCAGCTCGTGAGCAGCTCGGCACTCCTCATTTACTCAAAAATCCTAAGAAAAAAACGGCTGTTGATTGTTCTGGAATGACTTGTAAATCGTATGCTGCTGTCGATGTAAAATTACCTCCTACTACTACTGGTCAAGCAGAAATGGGTAAGTTTGTGCCTAAAAAAGCTCTTCAAAAAGGAGATTTAGTGTTTTTCTCGTCTAAAAAAAATAATGGCAGAATTTCTCATGTAGGTCTTATTAGCCGTGTAGAGGATGGAAAAACTTATTTTATTCATACGTCTACATCTAGGGGTGTGGTGGAAGATGATTTTTATATGCAGCACTGGCAAGATAATTTTGTTACTGCTCGTAGAGTTTTATAA
- a CDS encoding OprD family outer membrane porin: MMFTDNQRGLNDYYANGFGMGLHYKSKNWHGLHMGVGGFFKFNLLSNHLGNSRYELDLFDIEDPDNHHDLDRLEELYLAYDSKHFAARIGRFSIHTPYINPQDGRMRPAVQEGLHLQWNPVKKLQFEGAWVWAVSPRSTIDFLSVGHSLGIYSQGIRTDGSEADYFEHQHTKGIFSSDILFDFDKVKFHLHNQYVENIFNTSLLSVEYIDLDSVAFSPLFGMQYHYQHKLNNGGNPSSELAYYESQKQAQAFSVRLGIANYKHWFTLNYTRINKDGRFLLPREWGREPFFTFMPRERNEGTGELHAFSTQYHSFWLHHKISFTLGYGYYNLPSVTEYRLNKYELPSYYQFNIDIRYKFEGYFEGLEMQCLIVRKESTAHQEGEKYIFNKNNLTNYNFVINYHFGK, translated from the coding sequence ATGATGTTTACAGATAATCAAAGAGGGTTGAATGATTACTATGCCAACGGTTTTGGAATGGGTCTGCACTACAAAAGTAAAAATTGGCACGGTCTGCACATGGGTGTAGGAGGTTTTTTTAAATTCAATTTACTTTCAAATCATTTAGGAAATAGCAGATACGAACTTGATTTATTTGATATTGAAGACCCAGATAATCATCACGACTTAGACCGACTAGAAGAATTGTATTTGGCATATGACTCCAAACATTTTGCTGCAAGAATCGGTCGTTTTAGTATTCATACTCCTTATATAAATCCTCAAGACGGACGTATGCGTCCAGCAGTACAGGAAGGGTTGCATCTACAATGGAATCCTGTTAAAAAATTACAGTTTGAAGGAGCTTGGGTTTGGGCAGTTTCGCCACGTAGTACGATTGATTTTTTATCTGTGGGACACTCGTTAGGAATTTATTCGCAAGGAATTCGTACAGATGGCTCAGAAGCTGATTATTTTGAACATCAACACACAAAAGGAATCTTTTCGTCAGATATTTTATTTGATTTTGACAAAGTCAAATTTCATTTACATAATCAATATGTTGAAAATATTTTTAATACTTCGCTATTGAGTGTAGAATATATTGATTTGGATAGTGTCGCCTTTTCGCCTTTATTTGGTATGCAATATCATTATCAACACAAATTAAATAACGGAGGAAATCCTTCTTCAGAATTGGCTTATTATGAATCTCAAAAACAGGCACAGGCTTTTAGTGTTCGTTTGGGAATTGCAAATTATAAGCATTGGTTTACTCTAAATTATACACGAATTAATAAAGATGGTCGTTTTTTGTTGCCTAGAGAATGGGGCAGAGAACCGTTTTTTACTTTTATGCCTCGTGAACGCAATGAAGGGACAGGCGAGTTACATGCATTTAGTACACAGTATCATTCGTTTTGGTTGCATCATAAAATTTCTTTTACGCTTGGATATGGCTATTATAATTTACCAAGCGTTACAGAATATAGATTAAATAAATACGAACTGCCGTCCTATTATCAATTTAATATTGACATAAGATATAAATTTGAAGGATATTTTGAAGGATTAGAAATGCAATGCTTAATTGTCAGAAAAGAAAGTACAGCACATCAAGAAGGTGAAAAGTATATTTTTAATAAAAACAATCTTACAAATTACAATTTTGTTATAAATTATCATTTTGGTAAATAA
- a CDS encoding purine-nucleoside phosphorylase, with product MEFEKLNEALTFIRSFYKEKPKVGIILGTGLGALVDEVEIELTISYQDIPHFPLSTVESHAGKLIFGKLSGQNVIVMQGRFHYYEGYSMKQIVFPVRVMKMLGIDYLFVSNASGALNPAYGLSELMVLEDHINLLPSNPLIGKNIPALGIRFPDMFEPYCSKLIQLADEIIKENHHIKFHKGVYVSVSGPNLETRAEYRYLRTIGADAVGMSTVPEVIAAVHMNLPVFAVSVLTDLCQPENVKPITLEEVLTAAAVAEPKMAFLFKKMINKLK from the coding sequence ATGGAATTCGAAAAACTCAATGAAGCACTTACTTTTATTCGTTCTTTTTATAAAGAAAAGCCAAAAGTAGGAATTATTTTGGGAACTGGTTTGGGTGCATTGGTAGATGAGGTAGAAATTGAACTTACTATTTCATACCAAGACATTCCCCATTTTCCACTCTCAACAGTAGAGAGTCATGCAGGAAAACTTATTTTTGGAAAACTCTCTGGTCAGAATGTAATCGTTATGCAAGGACGTTTTCATTATTATGAAGGCTATTCGATGAAACAAATTGTATTCCCTGTTCGTGTTATGAAAATGCTGGGAATTGATTATCTTTTTGTTTCGAATGCATCTGGTGCGCTGAATCCTGCTTATGGATTGAGTGAACTGATGGTTTTGGAAGACCACATCAATCTTTTGCCTTCAAATCCTTTGATTGGAAAAAATATTCCTGCCTTGGGTATTCGCTTTCCAGATATGTTTGAGCCGTATTGTAGCAAATTGATTCAGTTAGCTGACGAAATTATAAAAGAAAATCATCATATAAAGTTTCATAAAGGAGTTTATGTTAGCGTTTCGGGTCCTAATCTTGAAACGAGAGCAGAATATCGTTATCTCAGAACGATAGGCGCAGATGCTGTCGGAATGTCGACTGTTCCAGAAGTGATTGCAGCCGTACATATGAATCTGCCTGTTTTTGCTGTTTCTGTTCTGACAGATTTGTGTCAGCCCGAAAATGTAAAGCCAATTACGTTAGAAGAAGTATTAACTGCTGCTGCTGTTGCAGAACCTAAAATGGCTTTTTTGTTTAAAAAAATGATTAATAAATTAAAATAA
- a CDS encoding SprT-like domain-containing protein: MKLLTYNYSKKEINERFEKVRQQVFIQSKQIKTDNFQVVSNNDIKLIFELYDTYFFDNYFKENKVIDRMAFDFSKKMTSAGGKLMYYKVTKQNPIQFRMRISAYLIFNSFKDQTSNKTINLAGFETKNRLEALMHVIEHEIIHLIEFIAFNDSSCKKDNFKKLANSIFGHTAFTHQLLTGKMEALKEYDLRVNDWVKFTFDGKTYTGVIHRITKRATVMALDKNGEYKDNKGNRFKKYYILLKYLKKLDKKPI, translated from the coding sequence ATGAAACTTCTAACCTACAACTATTCAAAAAAGGAAATAAACGAACGATTTGAAAAAGTCCGTCAGCAAGTTTTTATTCAATCCAAACAAATAAAAACGGATAATTTTCAAGTCGTTTCGAATAATGATATAAAACTGATTTTTGAATTGTACGATACTTATTTTTTTGATAATTACTTTAAAGAGAACAAAGTAATTGACAGAATGGCTTTTGATTTTTCTAAAAAAATGACTTCGGCAGGTGGAAAGCTAATGTATTATAAAGTTACAAAGCAAAACCCGATTCAGTTTCGAATGCGTATTTCTGCATATTTAATTTTTAATTCTTTCAAAGATCAAACAAGTAATAAAACTATTAATCTAGCAGGTTTTGAAACCAAAAATCGTTTAGAAGCCCTCATGCATGTCATCGAACACGAAATTATTCATTTGATAGAATTCATAGCCTTTAATGATTCTAGTTGTAAGAAGGATAATTTTAAGAAATTAGCTAATTCTATTTTCGGACATACAGCTTTTACTCACCAACTTCTGACTGGGAAAATGGAAGCTCTAAAAGAATATGATTTGAGAGTTAACGATTGGGTAAAGTTTACTTTTGACGGAAAGACTTATACAGGAGTGATACACCGAATCACAAAACGAGCAACCGTAATGGCATTAGATAAAAACGGAGAATATAAAGACAACAAAGGAAATCGATTTAAAAAATATTATATCTTACTGAAATATTTGAAGAAATTGGATAAAAAGCCGATTTAG
- a CDS encoding carbon-nitrogen hydrolase family protein — MSIDKKENVISTFETEQHVLKLRTVEPTDAADIEEISKLIYAKDQAWTKESIMKLLEMFPEGQICIEDKGKVIAYALSMVIDYSKFGDNHTYHDIVRDNFINHDDDGDVIYGIEVSVNPNSRNMRLGRRLYDARKELCENLNLKGIIAGGRMPNFSKYSDSVTPRQYLEKVRQKEIYDPVLTFQLSNGFHVKKVLRNYLPDDIESEAYASLLKWDNIYYEEKPALVNQPKEVIRIGVVQWQMRNVKSVESFFENVEFFVDALSSYRADFVLFPEFFNVPLMAEFNEEDTAKAIRKLAEYTEEVRDKLVGYAVSYNVNIIGGSLPLYENGKLYNVSYLCRRDGTWDVQYKIHITPSEVNDYGMVGGNKVKVFETDVAKIGILICYDSEFPELSRMMAEEGMQILFVPFSTDMQNGYMRVRVCSQARAVENECYVAIAGSVGNLPKVKNMDIQFAQSAVFSPSDYSFPNNAIIAEATPNTEMTMIADVNLDLLKELHSHGSVRNLKDRRTDIYSLKWKKKSEDK; from the coding sequence ATGTCAATAGATAAAAAAGAAAATGTTATATCGACTTTCGAAACTGAACAACACGTATTAAAACTTCGTACTGTTGAGCCAACCGATGCAGCCGATATTGAAGAAATATCAAAACTGATTTATGCAAAAGATCAAGCGTGGACGAAAGAGTCAATTATGAAATTGCTTGAAATGTTTCCAGAAGGACAGATTTGTATAGAAGACAAAGGAAAAGTAATTGCTTATGCGCTTAGTATGGTAATTGATTATTCCAAATTTGGAGATAATCATACTTATCATGATATTGTAAGAGATAATTTTATAAATCACGACGACGATGGAGATGTTATTTACGGAATTGAGGTAAGTGTAAATCCAAATAGCCGTAATATGCGTTTGGGAAGACGTCTTTATGATGCTCGTAAAGAATTATGTGAAAATCTAAACCTAAAAGGGATTATTGCTGGAGGACGTATGCCAAACTTTAGTAAATATTCTGATTCGGTAACACCTAGACAATATCTAGAGAAAGTACGCCAAAAAGAAATTTACGATCCTGTTTTGACATTTCAATTGAGTAATGGTTTTCACGTAAAAAAAGTATTGCGCAATTATTTACCTGATGATATAGAATCAGAAGCATACGCAAGTCTTTTAAAGTGGGATAATATTTATTATGAAGAAAAACCTGCTCTTGTAAACCAACCAAAAGAAGTTATACGTATTGGTGTGGTTCAGTGGCAGATGCGTAATGTAAAATCAGTAGAATCGTTTTTTGAGAATGTTGAGTTTTTCGTAGATGCGCTTAGCTCATACCGTGCTGATTTTGTTCTCTTCCCTGAATTTTTCAATGTTCCTTTGATGGCAGAGTTTAATGAAGAAGATACAGCAAAGGCAATTCGAAAACTAGCAGAATATACCGAAGAAGTTAGAGATAAACTTGTGGGTTATGCTGTTTCTTATAATGTAAATATTATTGGAGGAAGTCTTCCTTTATATGAGAATGGAAAGCTCTATAATGTTTCTTATTTGTGCCGTCGTGATGGAACGTGGGATGTTCAATACAAAATTCATATTACACCAAGTGAAGTAAATGATTACGGAATGGTTGGTGGAAACAAAGTAAAAGTTTTTGAAACTGATGTAGCAAAAATTGGTATTTTAATTTGTTATGACTCAGAATTTCCAGAGCTTTCTCGTATGATGGCAGAAGAAGGAATGCAAATTTTGTTTGTTCCTTTCTCTACTGACATGCAGAATGGTTATATGCGTGTACGTGTTTGTTCTCAAGCTCGTGCTGTTGAGAATGAATGTTATGTAGCCATTGCAGGTAGTGTAGGAAATCTTCCAAAGGTAAAAAATATGGATATTCAGTTTGCTCAGTCGGCTGTTTTCTCACCTTCAGATTATTCTTTTCCTAATAATGCCATTATTGCAGAAGCAACTCCAAATACAGAAATGACAATGATTGCTGATGTAAATCTTGATTTATTGAAAGAATTACATAGTCATGGTAGCGTTCGTAACTTAAAAGACCGACGCACTGATATTTATTCTTTGAAATGGAAGAAGAAAAGTGAAGATAAGTAA
- a CDS encoding YbaB/EbfC family nucleoid-associated protein, which produces MKDMMKMFGKVREMQAKLQEVQEQLVNITAEGEAGGGMVKAVANGKKQVIKLDIDADIIKADDKEMLQDLIVAAVNKALEGAEEKSKEHMQKSTEGMMPNIPGMDLGGMGM; this is translated from the coding sequence ATGAAAGACATGATGAAAATGTTTGGTAAAGTGCGTGAAATGCAAGCCAAACTTCAAGAAGTGCAAGAACAACTCGTAAATATTACAGCCGAAGGAGAAGCAGGTGGTGGAATGGTAAAAGCAGTAGCTAACGGAAAAAAACAAGTCATTAAACTAGATATCGATGCTGATATTATAAAAGCAGATGATAAAGAAATGTTACAAGATTTAATTGTAGCAGCAGTAAACAAGGCATTAGAAGGCGCAGAAGAAAAAAGTAAAGAACACATGCAAAAAAGCACAGAAGGAATGATGCCTAATATCCCTGGTATGGATTTAGGTGGAATGGGAATGTAG